ATTCTATAAAGGCTCGCTCGCCACTAGATTTTCTCCCCTCATACAAAGCCATTTTACACCCCGCGCCACTGCATATTTTGCGCGCGCAAAATCATTCTGCCCCCCCCCCCCATTGCGCTAGAAGTATTACAGAATCTTGCTCAAAAAGCACATTTGCATATTAAACATACAGGATATTTTAGCGCCCACAAAGAAGCTCAAGATATTTTTAGCCCGCGCAATCCGTGGGGCTATATCCGCGTAAAAAATGAAGCAAACACGCTTAGAGCCAGTTTATATTCGATTTTGCCAGCTGTGCAAAGGGGTGTGATAGGCTACAATGATTGTGATGATGGGAGCGAAGAAATAATTTTAGAGTTTTGCGCGGCTTTTCCTAGCTTTATACCCGTGAAATATCCCTACCATGTGGATATTCATAATCCTGCAAGGGAGGAGAATAAGCTCTATAAATATTATGAATATGTGCTTAAAGTTATCCCCAAACATCAGTGGCTTGTAAAAATTGATATTGACCATATTTATGAGGCAGGCAAGCTTTTTAAGAGCTTTTATCTCGCGCAAAAAGTGTGGGATATGGTGCTGCATTCGCGTATAGATTTTTTGTATGAAAAT
The sequence above is drawn from the Helicobacter jaachi genome and encodes:
- a CDS encoding beta-1,4-N-acetylgalactosaminyltransferase: MHIKHTGYFSAHKEAQDIFSPRNPWGYIRVKNEANTLRASLYSILPAVQRGVIGYNDCDDGSEEIILEFCAAFPSFIPVKYPYHVDIHNPAREENKLYKYYEYVLKVIPKHQWLVKIDIDHIYEAGKLFKSFYLAQKVWDMVLHSRIDFLYENHRIYIDNACKGVFEGDHWLVNNFGLKFIEWLEYEQLVPHTNHLISTEMPSWHFPYEKCSRRALSAKKQWIELSAWQSDERGVRVDSVMLDEHNSVLRGFVSEFEKA